The following DNA comes from Spirosoma linguale DSM 74.
GGGTACACCGGTGCCCAGCCATTTCATGTAGGCTACCATCGCCCGCATTTCGCGGCTGCTGCTGTCGGGCGAGCGTCCGTTGAGGCTGCGCTCGAAACAGTCGCGGATGCGCTTAACGATGGTTTCTTTGGTGCCCGACCGTTCGCGGTATTTGGGGTAGGTCGAGAAAACGGCCGAGTAATTGTTGCCCAGCACCTTCGTACCGGCGTCGAGGTGGCAGTTCTGGCAGTTCATGCCGTTGGACAGGTGCCTAACCGACCCCGCCGGACCGAGGTATTTTGCCGTGTGCGCTACCAGCTCGCGGCCGTAGCTGACTTGCCTGCCCGCTTCGCCTGCGGGCAACTGGCTGTCGCCGGGCGGGTGCCAGTAGGCGGGTTTAGGCTGCGCGGCCGGGGTAGTCGACGTAGCCGTGCTCACCGGCGTGCTGGTGGCCCTCGCCAGCGCCACCGGCTGCGTGGCCGAGCCGTTCAGCCACAGCATCAGCGTCAGCAGCAGGCCCACGACTAATAGGGCCGTTAGCCCACCCAGGGCCATCAGCGGCCGAACAAGCCGACGAAAGGGATTGGGGGATGTTGGGTTAGTATTCATCAAAAAGAAATCAGTTAGTGAGCACCCCCGAACCACAGTTTCACGGCGATAAAGACGAGCAGCAGGGCAAAGCCTTTGGTCAGCAGGTTGACCGGAATGGCCGTAGCGATTTTGGCTCCCAGAAAACCACCGATTAGAAAGCCAGCCGCAATCCAGATGGCCGCGTGCAGATCGATGGCCCCCTCGCGGTAATACGCGTAAGCGGCCAGCAGGCCTACGGGGGGAATCAATGTCGCCAGGGCCGTTCCCTGCGCGGTGATCTGTGAGAAGCCGAACAGCAGTACCAGGGCCGGTACGATGATGATGCCGCCTCCGATGCCGATCAGGCCACTCAGCGCCCCGGCCACCAGACCCAGCAGTACTAAGAGCAGGACATGTGTCATGGTGCGGCTTAGTTAACGTAACGGGTGGCATCGCGCTGAAGCATCCGGGTGAGGAGTTCCTGCACCAACCCTAGCCCCACCAGAAACAGCCCCACGTAGCCCAGGCTGGCCGTCAGTCCGTCGGGGCGCATGATGAGCAGGAAGGCAAAGCCCCCGGCGATGAAGACGCAGGCGAAGTGAATGACTTCGACCCAGTAGTCTTTGTCTTCGTTGGCGCGGGTACCCAGAAAATAGAAGTTGGCTTCGATGGCCTGCAAAAAGGCGTAGATGATGGCCCACAATCCGATGGTGTTAATCATGGCGCCCATCGGCTGATTCATCACCGCCAGCAGCCAGATACCGAAAATGATGTCGCGACCGCTGGAGAGAATGAACCACAGGTTATCGGTGTCACCCCGCTGCCGACGGCGCATGCCCAGCGTCAGCGTGCAGATGCCTGCCAGCAGCAATAGGCCACCTAGCAGCCCGGTCCGCAGGGGTGAGGTTTCCGTCGGGTGAATGAGCAGGGCGACGCCCATCAGCGCGTAACAAACGTTGTGCAGGTGCATGAGCCACCAGGGCTGAGCAGGGTGATGTAGGGTTTTCATGGTCATAAGGGCAGGTGCCCCGGTTGATTGAAACAAAGGTCATTGTTTAGAGCTAACCCGGCCAATCACAAATGGTTATGCCCGATTCTGAACTAAGCTCAGTTCACGCTCCGCCGACACCAGCGCCTGCTCATGGGGCAGGTTCGATTCGGGCGTCAGCGCATAGGGTACCGTCTGCGGAATGAAATCGTCGGGCGCCCCGGGTTTGCTGTAGTCGTAGGGCCAGCGGTACACCAGCGGCAGCTCGTCCGGCCAGTTGCCGTGGGGCGGCACGATGGGCGTCGTCCATTCGAGTGTATTCGAGTGCCAGGGGTTTTGCGGGGCGCGCTTTCCCCGGAACATACTCCAGAAAAAGTTGACCAGAAAAATGAACTGCGCGCCGAAGGTGACGAAAGCCGCCAGGCTGATAAAGGCGTTCATATCACTAAAGGCGTGGGTAAAATCGTAGCTGGTGAAGGCGTAATACCGACGCGGAAAGCCCGCAATGCCCAGGTAATGCATGGGAAAAAAGACCAGGTATACTCCCACAAATGTCAGCCAGAAATGCACGTAGCCCCATTTGGCACTCATCATCCGGCCAAACATCTTGGGATACCAATGATAAATACCCGCCATCGTGCCGAAAAACGAAGCCGACCCCATAATCAGGTGGAAGTGGGCGACCACGAAATAGGTGTCGTGCAACTGAATGTCGAGCACTGAATTGCCCAGCACGATGCCCGTTACGCCCCCGGTGAATAGAAACGATACCAGCCCAATAGCGAATAGCATGGCGGGGGTAAAGCGAATGTTGCCCCGCCACAGGGTGGTGATGTAGTTAAAGCCTTTTACCGCTGAGGGCACGGCAATCACCAGCGTCAGAAACATGAAGATCGACCCCAGAAACGGATTCATGCCCGACACGAACATATGATGCGCCCAAACCACGAACGACAGAAAAACAATGGCTCCCATCGAAAGAATCATAGCCCGGTATCCGAAAATGGGTTTTCGGGCGTTGGTAGCGATGACTTCGGAGGCAATCCCCAGGGCGGGTAGAAAGATGATGTAGACTTCGGGGTGTCCCAGAAACCAGAACAGATGTTGGTAGAGAATGGGTGAGCCACCCGTTTCGGGCAGCGCCTGCCCGCCCACGTATATCTCGCTGAGAAAGAAACTAGTGCCCATCGAGTTGTCGAAAAATAGCAGCAGAAATGCCGACAGCAGCACAGGAAAGGCCATCGTAGCGATGATGGCGGTGAACAGAAACGCCCAGACCGTCAGCGGCAGGCGGCTCATTGACATCCCCCGCGTACGATAGTTGATCACCGTGGCGATGTAGTTGATGCCCCCAAGCAGCGTGGAGACGACGAAGAAGGCGAAGGCCAGCAGATATAGCACCATACCCAGCCCCGACCCACCCGATGCCTGAGGTAGCGCGCTCAAGGGTGGGTAAACCGTCCAGCCCCCTTCGGGTGGCCCCGTTTCGACTAAAAACACGGAAAACATGACCGCGCTGGCCGCAAAGAAAAACCAGTAGGAAAGCCTATTGATGAAACCGGACGCCATATCCCGGGCACCAATCTGAAGTGGAATGAGCAGGTTGCTGAACGTGCCGCTCAGCCCCGCCGTCAGCACGAAAAACATCATAATAGCCCCGTGCATCGACACCAGCCCCAGGTAGCCGTCGGGGGTGAGCTGCCCTGACTCGGACGTGTAGCGGCCCAGCAGCGCGTGCAGAATGGGCAGGTGCAGACTGGGAAAGCCCAGTTGAAGCCGGATAAGCATGGATGCTCCCCCGCCAATCACGGCCCAGGCCATGCCCGTCAGTAGAAACTGTTTGGCAATCGTCTTGTGGTCGGTGCTGAAGACGTAGCGGGTCCAGAACGAGTGTGGTTCGTGGCCGGTCGCCGTCGGCGCGGTCACGGGAAGTTGATCCGTTGTCATGAGGGAAATTGGTTAATCGGGTTGGTAGCGGGCTGTATCGGCCAGCAGCCGGTCCAGGCAGCCCAGCAACGGCCGCAGCCGACCGGTGACCCGCTCCGGCCGGTTAGCCCCACTCGCGTGGCAGACGGCGTGAAGCTGCCCGAAAAGCCGGTCGAGCAGCCCCAGCCGGAAATCGGTCGGTGGTAACGACCAGCGGCAGGCCGTCGGGTCAGCTGGCTGGTGGCCCGGCGTTGGGCGGACGAAGAGTAGATAAGCGCGGGTGTTCTCATCCATTGTCCAGCCCTGCACCTGGCCGGGTCGCACGTAGCAGAGTTCCCCAGCCTGAAGCAGACAGACCTGCTCATCGACGGTCTGTACGACGGTCCCAGCCACCACCAGCATCAGCAGCTGATAGGGCTGCGGGTAGGCTTCCCGGCGGCTAGGACCTGCCGAGCCGTCGTGTCGGATGAGGTGAACGGCATCGGACGTGGGCTGGTCGTCAGGCGGCAGCAGCCAGCAGCTGAACGGCTGGATTTTCGTGGCTGAAAAAGTCATGGACAAGGAGTTTAATAAGTCAATAATCAACGTTATTTTGATACAACGTTGTTCGTTAGCCGGGGTAAAGGTCCACCAATTTGACTACCTGTGCCAATCACCATTCGTAAGGGGCCATTCAGAAATAGCATGAACATTACTGAGCGGGCGGGCGCACTTTTGCCCCAGAAATAGCGGATAAGTCCATGCCGGATTTAGCCGCCAAAACCACAAATCGCCTATGAAAACTCTGTTAATCGCCCTGCTGATGACGACACCCCTGCTGACCGATGCCCAAACCACGACCGACACGCTGTACGTTTACGGCCCCGGCGGACCACTGGGTCCCATGAATGAATGCGCTACGCTGTTTGGCGAGCAAACCGGCCACCCGGTTAAAGTAATTGCTGGGCCCGAAGCCAACTGGCTCCCGCAGGCGCAGCAGCGGGCCGACCTGTTCTTTGGTGGCTCGGAATATATGCTGACCCAACTGACAGCCGCCCACCCTGACCTCATCGACGCCGGTAGCCGCACGGAACTCTACCGCCGGGCCGCAGCCATCCTGGTCCGTCCGGGCAACCCCAAAGGCATCAAGACCCTGCGCAACCTGACCCGCCCTGGTATTACGCTACTGGACGTCAACGGAGCGGGGCAACTAGGGCTGTGGGAAGATCTTGCCGGGCGGCAGAAGCTGATTGGCGGCATTCAGGCCAACATCGGCCAGTCGTTTGCCAATTCAGCACTGGGCATTGCCGCCTGGAAGCAGGACAGCCGCTACGATGCCTGGATCACCTACTCGTCGTGGCACAACCGGCTGACGGCCGAGACGGACCTAGTGCGGTTGCCCGCTGCGGAAACGGTTTACCGGGGCACGCCCGTTGCCCTGAGCAAAACGACTCGCCAACCCGCTATAGTCCGGCAGTTTGTCGATTTTCTGCGCTCCGAAGCTGGGCATGGAATATTTAAAAAATGGGGCTGGGACTAAGCTGGAGATTTCAGAGGTATTGACCAGTGGATTCCGTAGCATTTTGACCACCAGTGGTGCTCATCAAATTACAGCTAACACTTTGTTGGAAAGGGGATTAAAGTGGTCAGTTTAGAGCGAAACAGGTGGTCAGTCGATTTCGGAATGAGATGATCAGTTTCAGCGAAATCTCCATTTAAGGACGAAAAAAAACAGAATCACTTCTTCGTTTACCTGCATTTGCCCAACTAATCAGCATCCATAAATTCGCTACCAACTCGATAAACCTACTAAAAATTGGTTGAAGCACGAAGCCGTTATTTCATCAAAAGCCAGTACCCGTAGCGTTCTGAGCAATGACCGACTGCCCACTGCTAACCTGAATACGGTAGGCGCTCATCGTTATATTGCGGGCGTTTTGCAACACCAGTCCCGTCTGGGCGCTGATTTGCAGGTTTGATAAAGTCAGGTTCTGGAGCAGGCTATTGGTCAACCCTACCAGACTCCCCGCGTTTTTGGCGCCCGTCACACTTAGTTGGTCGATGGTCAGGCCCGACACCGACGGGATGTCACTCGCGTAGCCATTGTTATTATTGAGCGAATAGGCCAGATCGATGATCAACGGATTAGTCACGTTGGTCATGGTAATCTGACTGTACGACAGGTTCTGAATGGCCCCGCCCAATCCTGGTTGCGACTTAATGCGAATACCATTGGTCGTACCGGTGAACGTGCAGTTGGTTACCGAGACACTCGATACCCCACTGGAGGTTTCACTCCCTACTGATAAGCCATGCCCGTGCAGAAACCGGCAGTTCCGAATCTGGATATCCTGGCAGGGTTGAACGATCTGCCCATTACTGCGTCCGCCTTTGATAGCAATGTTATCGTCGCCATTGTCAATGGTGCAGTTCTGGATCAGGACGTGGGTGCAGTTGGCCGGGTCGATGCCGTCCGTGTTGGGGGAGTCGGACGGGGCGGTGATGGTCAGGTTCTGAATCGTTACGTTCTGGCACTGACTGGGAACCAGATGAAACGACGGCGAATTAATCAGCGTCAGCCCATCGATGGTTACGTTTCTGGAGCGGGTCAGGTAAATCAGGCGTGGCCGGTTCAGGGTTTTACCACTGTCGATAAACCGTTGCCACCAGACGGCCCCATTACCGTCAATGGTACCTGTCCCGGTTAGACTCACGTCGGTCAGGGAATCGCCATTGATTAGGTTGGGTAGTTTAGGAGTATAGTCGGCCGCGTTGGTACTGGCCAGTAGCGTGGCTCCTGAAGCCAGTTGCAAATTAACGCGGCTGCACAGGCTGATAGGACTGATCAGGTATCTTCCGGCTGGTACAATCAGCGTACCACCCCCGGTCGCTCCGCAGGAGTCAATGGTTTGTTGCAGGGATTTGGCCTGATCAGTTGTGCCGTCGGCTAATAGGTGAAGCGTTACCGACGTGGGAGTAGGATTTGATTGAGCCTGCGGACTACAGGCTAACAGCATCCATAACCAACCACTTAGTATGAACGCTGGGAGCCATTTATATTTTATAGTTCTCATAGAACAGACCAATGAAGCTGATTGATTAATACTTTGCTTTCTATAACGGGTGCACAGACATAGAGTTTTTCCAGTCATAAAGCAGTCGCAATAGAGTCGGCAAAACCAGTAATAGCAGCGGCAGCCCCACGACAAAGCCCCCAATGACGGCTACGGCCAGGGGCTGCTGCATCTGAGCTCCTAGTCCAAAACCAAGGGCCAAGGGCATTAAGGCCAGAATGGCACCAATGGCTGTCATCAGTTTAGGTCTCAATCGCAAAGCAATGGCGTAGTTAACCGATGCCTCCACGTCGCCGGTGCGGGCCAGCGTGTGCTCAAACTGATTGACGGTAAAAATGGCGTTCTCCGCAATGATTCCCACGATCATGATAATACCGGTATAACTACTGACGTTCAGGGGAATATTCGTCAGAAAAAGAGCCGCAATACAACCTGTAATTCCTAGTAGCGACAACACTAACACCAGCACTGACAGCCACCAGTCTTTGAATAAGAACATCAGAACGGCCAGCACCAACAGTGAGGCCAGTGTCAGAATCAATAGCAATTCTCTGAAAGATTGTTGTTGTTCCGAATAGGCTCCGCCGTAGCCGATCGTATAGCCTTGTGGTAAGGGTAATTTCTGAGTAAATTGGGTCTGAATCTCTTTAATGGCGCTACCTAGATCACGTGCATCCAGCCGGGCCGTGAGCACAACAGTCGATTTAAGATCCTCCCGGCGCTGCTCTATTTCACCCGCCAGTACGCTCACGGTACAGAAAAACGATAGGGGGCGTGTGGTGCCATCGGGCAGAAAGATCAACACGTTGCGCATTTTATCCAGATCATTCGCAGTAAAGTTGGAAAACCGAAGTACCATCCGACGCATCTGCTCCCCGTCCTGAAACGAACCCACCTGAATACCCGCCGTTAGCGCGGCCTGTGCCGGTGATGGGACTGGCTGGGCAGCATTAGGTCCCAGGGCCACCCCGCCCGTATAGGCTGTTAACTGCGTTTGAAAATCGGTTAGCCCAATCTTATACTGACTTAATTTTTCCTGATCTGGCTCGAAGACCAGTGATGGCCCCGCTTCCACCAGACCATCGTTCACATCGACGATGCCCGGCACCTTTTCGAGTATTCCCGATGCCTGTTTGGATAAACGCTGAAGCAGTGCATAATTATCGCCAAACAGCTTGATCTCAATTGGCTGGGAGGTGCTCATCAAATCACCCAGCAAGTCGGCAATGCGCTGACCAAAGGAGATAGCTAAAACCGGCTCCACGGCGTGAATGCGCGTGCGCAATTGATCAATGACCTCGACCGTAGTTTTCGTACGGCTCGATTTGAGTTGAATGGAATAGTCACCGAAATTGGGGGGGACGCCCTTAAAGGCCATGCGGATACCCGTTCGGCGTGAATAGGTAGCTACATCGGGATGGGTAGCAATGACTTTTTCCGCTTCCCGCAGTATCCGGTCCGTTTCCTGAATGGACGTACCCGGGGGCGTAAAGTAATCCAGTACGATCGTGCCTTCATCCAGATCGGGCAGAAAGCCCGTTTCCAATCGACTGTAAGACCACCAGGTACCAACACCCAGTAACCCCACAAATACGAGGGAGATTAGCGGTTTGGTGAACAGGTTCGTCAGCCAGCTTAGCTGACGAACGTTGGCGGCCTCGTCAATCGGTTTGGCATTTTTCGCCGAACGCGGCCCCGGCAGCTTAAAGCTAATTAGCAGATGCAGCACCGGCAGCAGAAGCCAGGTTACCAGAAATGAGCAAACCATTGTGATCTGCATCGTATCCGACAGTTCCCGGAAGAAACTACCGGCCAGTCCACTCATCAATCGGAACGGAAAGTGAATGACGATGGTACTGAGCGAAGAGCCAACCATGGCCGGAAAAAGGGTATGAATTGCTTCCTGCACGACGGCAAATTTATTCTTCCTGGGTTCCTCTTCATGTCCCCGGTAAATCTGCTCGATAATAACAATGGCATCATCGATGATCAAACCGATTGAGGCTGCTATGGCCCCCAGCGACATAATGTTAATCGTAATGCCCACTACGAACAGTACCAGCACCGTAAAAGCCAGCGTAACAGGAATGGTCAGTAGCACCACCATTGAGGCCCGCCAGGATCGCAAAAAGACGATCATCACCAGAATAGCCAGAATCAACCCTTCATAGATCGTTTTAATTACGCTGTGAATGCTATCGCCCACGAAAGCCGATTGATTATAGTACGGCTTGACGTGCATGCCTTTGGGCAGAATCCGGTTTATTTCAACGGCTTTAGCCTCAGCGTTTTTGGCGAAATCAATCAAATTGATACCTGGCTGTTTGACCAGATCAATCTGAACTGCCTGATGGCCGTTGGCATTGACTACCAGAAATTCCTGCTGCTGCTCCTGGACTTCGATGCGGGCCACTTCGGACAGATGAACAATCCGGGTGCCGTCATTTTTGACAATCAGTGCCCCTAATGCATCGACATCCAGCACACGGGTATCAGTCAGGGTCAGATAGAGTCGTCGGTAATCGACCATATACCCGTTAGAAAGGACACTGTTGTTGGCATTGATGGCCGTCATCAGCGCCGAAATCGATAGATTGACCGAGGCCATTTTGACTGCATCGGGCAGAATGACAACCTCCTTGGCCTTGCCACCCCGCACCACGACATTGGAAATGCCGGGTACCTGGGAGAAGATAGGCCGGACCAACAGGTTCGCCTTGTCACGCAACGCCACCAGTCCGTGTCGACCTAGCGCGGTCCGATCACTTTCCAACGTGAATCCATAGACCGGAAACAGGGACTGGTTCATGGCTTCGATGGACAGGTTCACCCCGGGTGGCAGAAAATTACGAATCTCGTTGATGCGACTTTCCACCTGCGTCTTCTGGGTGTAGATATTCTGCCCCCACTCAAAAAACACGTCAATGGTGCAACTACCCCGGCTGGTGCTGGTTTTCACGATGGTTACCCCATTGACCTTTTTCACGGCGCTTTCCAGGGGTTTGGTAACCGTAATCATCATCCGGTCGATGGGCTGCTGCCCATTGTCGGCAATGATGGACACGCGCGGAAACAACACTTCGGGAAACAGATTGGTCTGCATCCGAGTGTAGGCGTAGATACCCGCCAGCAGCAGCAACACGCCCGTAAACAGAATGGGGCGGCTAAACACCTCGAAATACGACCGTTTGGGTTGGTCGGGTCGACGAACGGGCTCCGATACGGTTGGTGGTTCGATCATAGCTGCTTAGCGTTTATCTGCACCCGGGCCGTATCAGGCAGGCCATAATTGCCTTCTGTGATGATCCGATCGCCAGTCCCAAAAATTGGGCTTTTCACTTCGACAGTCGTCGTGGTCTTTTCGCCCAACTGCACGGGGACTTTAACGGCGATACTGTCGTTAATTAGTCTCATGACCCAAAAATGCTGGAGCATTTCATCACTGAGTATGGCGGCTTTAGGCAACAGTTGAGCCTGCGCATTGGCCTGGCTCGTCACATCGACCTGCACGGTGAGGTTTTCGGGCAAGGGTACCGAACTTGTCATACGGGCCAGCACGCTCTGGGTCTGGGCCAGTGCATTGACTGTCGTCAAAGGCGTCTGGAAGATAGCGGTCAGAGCGCGCCCATCGGGCAGTCGAACCCGGCATCTACGTCCTGGTTTGGCCAATGCCTGGTACTCATAGGGAACGTTGACCTGAACAGCTAGCGCATTATCCTCGGCAATAGTACAAAGCTGAGTACCTTCCAGGACATAATCGCCGGTCTGTTGCTTATCGAAAGTACTGATCAGACCACCCGAGGACGCCTTGACGATGATTCGCCCTAATAGTGCTGAGTCGCCCCCAACGGATAAATTACCCAAGGCCCGACGCTCTTTGGTTTCGAGCTGATAGAGCGGTTGACCCGCTTTCACCCGCTGCCCTAAACTGATATAGACCTTGGCTATAAAGGCGGCTACGGGTGCCGTTACGGCGTTCCGGCGCAGGTAGAGGGTAGTACCAAACAGGGTCAGACTGTTGCTGATACCGCCCCGCTCTATTGATTGTACCGTCACCGGCGTGCAGGGAGAAATCTGATCCTGAGTTGTCGTGGAATTAGTCTGTTCGGAGGAGCTACAGGAAGCCAGCGCCACGAGCAGGGTAAGCCAGAGGCTACCAGTTATAATAATTGAACGCATTGATGAGGAGTTGTCGGT
Coding sequences within:
- a CDS encoding cytochrome c class I (PFAM: cytochrome c class I~KEGG: xau:Xaut_2608 cytochrome c class I), which gives rise to MNTNPTSPNPFRRLVRPLMALGGLTALLVVGLLLTLMLWLNGSATQPVALARATSTPVSTATSTTPAAQPKPAYWHPPGDSQLPAGEAGRQVSYGRELVAHTAKYLGPAGSVRHLSNGMNCQNCHLDAGTKVLGNNYSAVFSTYPKYRERSGTKETIVKRIRDCFERSLNGRSPDSSSREMRAMVAYMKWLGTGVPKGDKPNGAGLEKLAYLDRAASPDKGKLVYTTKCQSCHGAKGEGITVAGDAQYTYPPLWGPHSYNDGAGLFRLSNFAGYVKNNMPFGASYESPMLTDAEAWDVAAFINSMPRPHRDQRHDWPKPAAKPVDFPFAPYADSFSEKQHKYGPYPPIADAKKKATKA
- a CDS encoding conserved hypothetical protein (KEGG: dar:Daro_2922 hypothetical protein) yields the protein MTHVLLLVLLGLVAGALSGLIGIGGGIIIVPALVLLFGFSQITAQGTALATLIPPVGLLAAYAYYREGAIDLHAAIWIAAGFLIGGFLGAKIATAIPVNLLTKGFALLLVFIAVKLWFGGAH
- a CDS encoding hypothetical protein (KEGG: dac:Daci_5301 hypothetical protein); protein product: MTMKTLHHPAQPWWLMHLHNVCYALMGVALLIHPTETSPLRTGLLGGLLLLAGICTLTLGMRRRQRGDTDNLWFILSSGRDIIFGIWLLAVMNQPMGAMINTIGLWAIIYAFLQAIEANFYFLGTRANEDKDYWVEVIHFACVFIAGGFAFLLIMRPDGLTASLGYVGLFLVGLGLVQELLTRMLQRDATRYVN
- a CDS encoding Cytochrome-c oxidase (PFAM: cytochrome c oxidase subunit I~KEGG: bur:Bcep18194_C7361 cytochrome-c oxidase), whose translation is MTTDQLPVTAPTATGHEPHSFWTRYVFSTDHKTIAKQFLLTGMAWAVIGGGASMLIRLQLGFPSLHLPILHALLGRYTSESGQLTPDGYLGLVSMHGAIMMFFVLTAGLSGTFSNLLIPLQIGARDMASGFINRLSYWFFFAASAVMFSVFLVETGPPEGGWTVYPPLSALPQASGGSGLGMVLYLLAFAFFVVSTLLGGINYIATVINYRTRGMSMSRLPLTVWAFLFTAIIATMAFPVLLSAFLLLFFDNSMGTSFFLSEIYVGGQALPETGGSPILYQHLFWFLGHPEVYIIFLPALGIASEVIATNARKPIFGYRAMILSMGAIVFLSFVVWAHHMFVSGMNPFLGSIFMFLTLVIAVPSAVKGFNYITTLWRGNIRFTPAMLFAIGLVSFLFTGGVTGIVLGNSVLDIQLHDTYFVVAHFHLIMGSASFFGTMAGIYHWYPKMFGRMMSAKWGYVHFWLTFVGVYLVFFPMHYLGIAGFPRRYYAFTSYDFTHAFSDMNAFISLAAFVTFGAQFIFLVNFFWSMFRGKRAPQNPWHSNTLEWTTPIVPPHGNWPDELPLVYRWPYDYSKPGAPDDFIPQTVPYALTPESNLPHEQALVSAERELSLVQNRA
- a CDS encoding conserved hypothetical protein (KEGG: tbd:Tbd_2270 hypothetical protein) gives rise to the protein MKTLLIALLMTTPLLTDAQTTTDTLYVYGPGGPLGPMNECATLFGEQTGHPVKVIAGPEANWLPQAQQRADLFFGGSEYMLTQLTAAHPDLIDAGSRTELYRRAAAILVRPGNPKGIKTLRNLTRPGITLLDVNGAGQLGLWEDLAGRQKLIGGIQANIGQSFANSALGIAAWKQDSRYDAWITYSSWHNRLTAETDLVRLPAAETVYRGTPVALSKTTRQPAIVRQFVDFLRSEAGHGIFKKWGWD
- a CDS encoding glycoside hydrolase family 28 (PFAM: glycoside hydrolase family 28~SMART: Parallel beta-helix repeat~KEGG: ent:Ent638_2115 glycoside hydrolase family protein), translated to MLLACSPQAQSNPTPTSVTLHLLADGTTDQAKSLQQTIDSCGATGGGTLIVPAGRYLISPISLCSRVNLQLASGATLLASTNAADYTPKLPNLINGDSLTDVSLTGTGTIDGNGAVWWQRFIDSGKTLNRPRLIYLTRSRNVTIDGLTLINSPSFHLVPSQCQNVTIQNLTITAPSDSPNTDGIDPANCTHVLIQNCTIDNGDDNIAIKGGRSNGQIVQPCQDIQIRNCRFLHGHGLSVGSETSSGVSSVSVTNCTFTGTTNGIRIKSQPGLGGAIQNLSYSQITMTNVTNPLIIDLAYSLNNNNGYASDIPSVSGLTIDQLSVTGAKNAGSLVGLTNSLLQNLTLSNLQISAQTGLVLQNARNITMSAYRIQVSSGQSVIAQNATGTGF
- a CDS encoding acriflavin resistance protein (PFAM: acriflavin resistance protein~KEGG: mca:MCA1935 AcrB/AcrD/AcrF family protein) — protein: MIEPPTVSEPVRRPDQPKRSYFEVFSRPILFTGVLLLLAGIYAYTRMQTNLFPEVLFPRVSIIADNGQQPIDRMMITVTKPLESAVKKVNGVTIVKTSTSRGSCTIDVFFEWGQNIYTQKTQVESRINEIRNFLPPGVNLSIEAMNQSLFPVYGFTLESDRTALGRHGLVALRDKANLLVRPIFSQVPGISNVVVRGGKAKEVVILPDAVKMASVNLSISALMTAINANNSVLSNGYMVDYRRLYLTLTDTRVLDVDALGALIVKNDGTRIVHLSEVARIEVQEQQQEFLVVNANGHQAVQIDLVKQPGINLIDFAKNAEAKAVEINRILPKGMHVKPYYNQSAFVGDSIHSVIKTIYEGLILAILVMIVFLRSWRASMVVLLTIPVTLAFTVLVLFVVGITINIMSLGAIAASIGLIIDDAIVIIEQIYRGHEEEPRKNKFAVVQEAIHTLFPAMVGSSLSTIVIHFPFRLMSGLAGSFFRELSDTMQITMVCSFLVTWLLLPVLHLLISFKLPGPRSAKNAKPIDEAANVRQLSWLTNLFTKPLISLVFVGLLGVGTWWSYSRLETGFLPDLDEGTIVLDYFTPPGTSIQETDRILREAEKVIATHPDVATYSRRTGIRMAFKGVPPNFGDYSIQLKSSRTKTTVEVIDQLRTRIHAVEPVLAISFGQRIADLLGDLMSTSQPIEIKLFGDNYALLQRLSKQASGILEKVPGIVDVNDGLVEAGPSLVFEPDQEKLSQYKIGLTDFQTQLTAYTGGVALGPNAAQPVPSPAQAALTAGIQVGSFQDGEQMRRMVLRFSNFTANDLDKMRNVLIFLPDGTTRPLSFFCTVSVLAGEIEQRREDLKSTVVLTARLDARDLGSAIKEIQTQFTQKLPLPQGYTIGYGGAYSEQQQSFRELLLILTLASLLVLAVLMFLFKDWWLSVLVLVLSLLGITGCIAALFLTNIPLNVSSYTGIIMIVGIIAENAIFTVNQFEHTLARTGDVEASVNYAIALRLRPKLMTAIGAILALMPLALGFGLGAQMQQPLAVAVIGGFVVGLPLLLLVLPTLLRLLYDWKNSMSVHPL
- a CDS encoding hypothetical protein (KEGG: acp:A2cp1_2481 efflux transporter, RND family, MFP subunit); amino-acid sequence: MRSIIITGSLWLTLLVALASCSSSEQTNSTTTQDQISPCTPVTVQSIERGGISNSLTLFGTTLYLRRNAVTAPVAAFIAKVYISLGQRVKAGQPLYQLETKERRALGNLSVGGDSALLGRIIVKASSGGLISTFDKQQTGDYVLEGTQLCTIAEDNALAVQVNVPYEYQALAKPGRRCRVRLPDGRALTAIFQTPLTTVNALAQTQSVLARMTSSVPLPENLTVQVDVTSQANAQAQLLPKAAILSDEMLQHFWVMRLINDSIAVKVPVQLGEKTTTTVEVKSPIFGTGDRIITEGNYGLPDTARVQINAKQL